A window of the Streptomyces sp. NBC_01351 genome harbors these coding sequences:
- the nadA gene encoding quinolinate synthase NadA — MRVVTTAQPLDTQPLDVQPTPLALLLLGREADPKSERGVECPGDLPSPSDPNLVARARAAKEKLGDKVFILGHHYQRDEVIEFADVTGDSFKLAKDAAAKPEAEYIVFCGVHFMAESADILTSDDQKVVLPDLAAGCSMADMATAEQVAECWDVLTEAGVAGSTVPVSYMNSSADIKAFTGKHGGTICTSSNAKKALEWAFEQGEKILFLPDQHLGRNTAVRDMGMSLDDCVLYNPHKPNGGLTVEQLRNAKMILWRGHCSVHGRFSVDSVNDVRARIPGVNVLVHPECKHEVVAAADYVGSTEYIIKALEAAPAGSKWAIGTELNLVRRLANRFAAEDKEVVFLDKTVCFCSTMNRIDLPHLVWTLESLAEGNLVNQIRVDKETESFAKLALERMLALP; from the coding sequence GTGCGTGTCGTGACCACCGCCCAGCCTTTGGACACTCAGCCTTTGGACGTCCAGCCGACGCCCCTCGCCCTGCTGCTGCTCGGCCGCGAAGCCGACCCCAAGAGCGAGCGCGGGGTGGAGTGCCCCGGCGACCTGCCGTCGCCGTCGGACCCGAACCTCGTGGCGCGCGCCCGCGCGGCCAAGGAGAAGCTGGGTGACAAGGTCTTCATCCTCGGCCACCACTACCAGCGCGACGAGGTCATCGAGTTCGCCGACGTCACCGGCGACTCCTTCAAGCTGGCCAAGGACGCGGCCGCCAAGCCGGAGGCCGAGTACATCGTCTTCTGTGGCGTGCACTTCATGGCCGAGTCCGCGGACATCCTGACCTCGGACGACCAGAAGGTGGTCCTGCCGGACCTGGCCGCCGGCTGCTCGATGGCCGACATGGCCACCGCCGAGCAGGTCGCGGAGTGCTGGGACGTGCTGACCGAGGCCGGCGTCGCCGGTTCGACGGTCCCCGTCTCGTACATGAACTCCTCCGCCGACATCAAGGCCTTCACCGGCAAGCACGGCGGCACGATCTGTACCTCGTCCAACGCGAAGAAGGCCCTGGAGTGGGCCTTCGAGCAGGGCGAGAAGATCCTCTTCCTCCCGGACCAGCACCTGGGCCGCAACACCGCCGTCCGCGACATGGGCATGTCCCTCGACGACTGCGTGCTGTACAACCCGCACAAGCCGAACGGCGGCCTGACCGTCGAGCAGCTGCGGAACGCCAAGATGATCCTGTGGCGCGGCCACTGCTCGGTGCACGGCCGGTTCTCGGTGGACTCGGTCAACGACGTGCGCGCCCGGATCCCCGGCGTGAACGTCCTGGTCCACCCCGAGTGCAAGCACGAGGTCGTGGCGGCCGCGGACTACGTCGGCTCGACGGAGTACATCATCAAGGCGCTGGAGGCGGCCCCGGCCGGTTCGAAGTGGGCCATCGGCACCGAGCTGAACCTGGTCCGCCGCCTGGCGAATCGATTCGCCGCGGAGGACAAGGAGGTCGTCTTCCTCGACAAGACGGTCTGCTTCTGCTCGACGATGAACCGCATCGACCTCCCCCACCTGGTGTGGACCCTGGAATCCCTGGCCGAGGGAAACCTCGTGAACCAGATCCGGGTCGACAAGGAGACGGAGAGCTTCGCGAAGCTCGCGCTGGAGCGGATGCTGGCGCTTCCGTAG
- the erpA gene encoding iron-sulfur cluster insertion protein ErpA encodes MSVQDEKTTVSDGILLSDAAAEKVRTLLEQEGREDLALRVAVQPGGCSGLRYQLFFDERSLDGDVVKDFDGVKVVTDRMSSPYLHGASIDFVDTIEKQGFTIDNPNATGSCACGDSFS; translated from the coding sequence ATGTCCGTACAGGACGAAAAGACCACTGTGAGCGACGGCATCCTCCTGTCCGACGCCGCCGCCGAGAAGGTCAGGACCCTGCTGGAGCAGGAAGGCCGCGAGGACCTGGCGCTCCGCGTCGCCGTCCAGCCCGGTGGCTGCTCCGGCCTGCGCTACCAGCTCTTCTTCGACGAGCGCTCCCTCGACGGCGACGTCGTGAAGGACTTCGACGGCGTGAAGGTCGTCACGGACCGGATGAGCTCCCCGTACCTCCACGGCGCGTCCATCGACTTCGTCGACACCATCGAGAAGCAGGGCTTCACGATCGACAACCCGAACGCCACGGGCTCCTGCGCCTGCGGCGACTCGTTCAGCTAA
- a CDS encoding carbohydrate kinase family protein: protein MRIAVTGSIATDHLMTFPGRFADQLVADQLHTVSLSFLVDNLDVRRGGVGPNICFGMGQLGSRPILVGSAGYDFDEYRAWLDRHGVDTESVRISEVLHTARFVCTTDADHNQIGSFYTGAMSEARLIELKAVADRVGGLDLVLIGADDPEAMLRHTEECRTRGIPFAADFSQQIARMDGENIRTLMEGATYLFSNEYEKGLIESKSGWTDAEILAKVGTRVTTLGSQGVRIERVGEEPIVVGCPEENAKVDPTGVGDAFRAGFLTGLAWGVGLERAAQVGCMLATLVIETLGTQEYTLARAHFMERFTKAYGDAAAAEVQAHLTA, encoded by the coding sequence GTGCGCATCGCAGTCACCGGCTCCATCGCCACCGACCACCTCATGACCTTCCCCGGCCGTTTCGCCGACCAGCTCGTCGCGGACCAGCTGCACACGGTCTCCCTGTCCTTCCTCGTCGACAACCTCGACGTCCGGCGGGGCGGCGTCGGACCGAACATCTGCTTCGGCATGGGGCAGCTCGGCAGCCGCCCGATCCTGGTCGGCTCCGCCGGCTACGACTTCGACGAGTACCGCGCCTGGCTGGACCGGCACGGCGTCGACACCGAGTCGGTCCGCATCTCCGAGGTGCTGCACACCGCGCGCTTCGTGTGCACCACGGACGCGGACCACAACCAGATCGGCTCCTTCTACACGGGCGCGATGAGCGAGGCCCGCCTGATCGAGCTGAAGGCCGTCGCCGACCGCGTGGGCGGGCTGGACCTGGTCCTCATCGGCGCCGACGACCCCGAGGCGATGCTCCGCCACACGGAGGAGTGCCGGACGCGGGGGATCCCCTTCGCCGCCGACTTCTCGCAGCAGATCGCCCGCATGGACGGCGAGAACATCCGCACCCTGATGGAGGGCGCGACGTACCTCTTCTCGAACGAGTACGAGAAGGGCCTCATCGAGTCGAAGTCGGGCTGGACCGACGCGGAGATCCTGGCCAAGGTCGGCACCCGGGTCACGACGCTGGGCTCGCAGGGCGTGCGGATCGAGCGGGTCGGGGAGGAGCCGATCGTCGTGGGCTGCCCCGAGGAGAACGCGAAGGTCGACCCGACGGGTGTCGGCGACGCGTTCCGTGCCGGGTTCCTGACCGGGCTGGCCTGGGGCGTCGGCCTCGAGCGCGCCGCGCAGGTGGGCTGCATGCTGGCCACCCTCGTCATCGAGACGCTGGGCACGCAGGAGTACACCCTGGCGCGGGCGCACTTCATGGAGCGCTTCACGAAGGCGTACGGCGACGCGGCCGCCGCCGAAGTCCAGGCCCACCTCACCGCCTGA